The Vicia villosa cultivar HV-30 ecotype Madison, WI linkage group LG1, Vvil1.0, whole genome shotgun sequence genome includes a region encoding these proteins:
- the LOC131594434 gene encoding uncharacterized protein LOC131594434 — MEQLEQNQAVRGEEVTQRKGTVEEIKRGMTQMLIFMEDFMDKEEKGKETQDQSEDIPDDGNPLLGYIPSIDPHRMNARSSKRVIRSHEEGETSQEGFIPTAQKEGVSRTVRIPANNPPKEDDYLDLQYGDVDNTNQAPPHMQTSPNSGEDSKDSGQIKELEERLKAVEGYNVFDVDTFEMSLVPDLTIPHKFKLEKSYIRSWNDLANTFKNKYKYNLDMAPNRLQLQNLSQKKDEAFKEYAQRWREMASRVQPPLLEKELVDMFMGTFQGPYYDKMVGSLSSGFSDLVVIGERIENWIKNGNIQGASSGSYHSKRPTPIFAKKKERETNAVVHQEPRPPMSFPQQQNRFQGPQRKFDPLPTSKSKVLRYLISESLVEIKPLAPPPPGKVLPRYNANERWKYHANSPGHLLEKCLPFRPKVQDLIESGAIAFGKPNVKMNPMPHHDGAVNAIEVYQVRAGST; from the exons atggaacaactagagcagaatcaagccgtcCGTGGTGAAGAAGTGACCCAAAGAAAGGGTACTGTGGAGGAAATTAAGCgaggaatgacccaaatgctgaTTTTCATGGAGGATTTCATGGATAAAGAAGAAAAGGGTAAGGAAACTCAGGATCAGTCCGAGGATATACCAGATGATGGCAACCCGCTGTTAGGATACATTCCAAGCATCGATCCTCACAGAATGAATGCCCGCTCTTCCAAGAGAGTCATCCGATCCCACGAAGAAGGAGAGACTTCTCAGGAAGGATTCATCCCTACGGCACAGAAGGAAGGGGTATCCCGCACAGTCCGCATTCCTGCCAACAATCCTCCTAAGGAGGATGATTACTTGGATCTGCAGTATGGTGATGTGGATAATACAAACCAGGCACCTCCACACATGCAAACCTCCCCTAACTCTGGAGAAGATTCCAAGGATAGCGGACAAATTAAGGAACTGGAGGAAAGACTAAAGGCGGTAGAAGGGTACAatgtctttgatgtggataccttcgaaatgagcttggtcCCGGACTTGACTATCCCCCACAAGTTTAAG TTGGAAAAgtcctatatccgaagctggaatgaccttgctaatacattcaAAAACAAATATAAGTACAACTTGGATATGGCGCCCAACCGGCTGCAACTACAAAATCtatcacagaagaaggatgaagcaTTCAAGGAATATGCACAAAGATGGCGAgagatggcttctcgagtccaacctcccttgctgGAGAAAGAACTAGTAGACATGTTTATGGGCACCTttcaaggaccatactacgataagatggtcggaagctTATCTTCAGGATTCTCGGATTtggtggttattggtgaaaggattgaaaatTGGATTAAGAATGGAAATATACAAGGGGCATCGTCAGgttcttatcactcaaagaggcccacccCAATCTTCGCAAAGAAGAAGGAAAGGGAGACCAATGCAGTAGTGCATCAAGAACCTAGACCTCCTATGTCATTTCCACAACAGCAGAACAGGTTTCAAGGCCCTCAAAGGAAATTTGATCCTTTGCCTACATCCAAGAGCAAAGTACTAAGATACTTGATAAGCGAGTCATTGGTAGAGATCAAACCATtggcacctcctcctccaggGAAGGTTCTACCCAGATACAATGCCAACGAAAGGTGGAAATACCATGCTAATTCCCCTGGACACTTATTGGAAAAATGTTTGCCCTTCAGGCCTAAAGTTCAGGATCtaatagagtcaggggcaattgCCTTTGGTAAACCCAACGTGAAGATGAATCCTATGCCTCACCATGATGgggcagtcaatgcaatagaggtCTACCAAGTAAGAGCTGGTTCAACATAG